TATAAAATCCCTTATACCATTCAACAAAATTTTTAATACCTTCTTTCACATCGGTATAAGGTTTATAACCAAGATCTTTTTCAAGGTCGGTAGTATCCGCCCAAGTGCTCGGTACGTCACCGGGCTGCATCGGAAGAAGGTTCTTTTTAGCTTCTTTCCCGAGAGATTCTTCTATCGCTTCTATAAAATCCATAAGTTTAACAGGGCTTCCGTTTCCGATATTATAAACCTTATAAGGAGCTATACTCTCACTGGCTCTTCCGTCCCACTCAGGGTTTGATTTAGGAGGATTATCAATCACTCTTACCACACCTTCGATAATATCGTCAATATAAGTAAAGTCTCTTTGCATTTCTCCATAGTTATATACATCAATCGGTTTATCTTCAAGTATGTTTTTTACAAACTTAAACAATGCCATATCTGGTCTTCCCCAAGGTCCGTAAACTGTAAAAAATCTAAGCCCTGTAGTCGGAATATTATAAAGATACGAATATGTATGGCTCATAAGCTCATCCGCTTTTTTTGTTGCCGCATAAAGGCTTATCGGATGGTCTACATTGTCATCAGTTGAAAACGGCTGCTTTTTATTAAGTCCATATACACTTGAAGAACTTGCGTAGCTTAACGCTTTTACATCATTATGCCTTACGGCTTCTAAGATATTCATATGCCCTACTATATTGCTTTGTATATATGCGTCAGGATTTTCAAGTGAATATCTGACTCCTGCCTGAGCGGCAAGATGACATACTTTATCGAACTTTTCTTCTTTAAAAAGTTTATCTATACCGGCCTTATCTTCAAGATTTAGTTTTATAAATCTGTAATTGGTGTATTTATTACTGGTTATTAGTTTATTGTATTCTATTTCTTCTCTTTTTATTCCTGTCTCTTCCAGTCTGCCGTATTTGAGGTTTACGTCGTAATAGTCGTTGATATTATCAAGTCCGATTACTTCATCACCTCTTTCAATTAGTCTTTTTGCCAAATGAAAGCCTATAAATCCTGCTGTTCCTGTGATGAGAATTTTCATATTTTAATACCTTTTAACGCTTCTTTTTCTATTAAATTATTAAAATCTTTATGTATGACAATATCTACATTTCTAAAAAGAGCATCTTTTAAATTGATTTTCGCTTTTATTCGTTTTTCATAAATGTTTTCATAATTTTGAGGAATTACAAATATATCAACATCTCCGCCTTTTTTACTCAAATCAGTTCTGCTTCCGAATATATAAATATCACTTTTACCAAAAATTTTATTAATCATATTTTTGATAATTTTAATTTCTTCCGGATTTAACCTGATTTGCGTATTCATATTTTTCCTCAACTTTTTTAACTATTTTCTCAAATATTTCTATACTGTCTAACATTTCATTTATCGCATTAACTACAGACTCAATTTCCTCAGAATAATCGTGAGATAAAGAATTTCTGATTTCTCTTAATTTCTTCCATTCATAAATGCTGTTGATTATCCCTTCTTTTTCTATATATTGCAAAATATCTATATAACTTTTATCAGTTAAATCATATTCCAGTTTTTCCAATATTTCTTTAAATACTTTTTCACCCAGTAAAGACTGGATTTTACTAAATCTGTAAGCAAGGGTATCAAGGGATTTTATATCATACGACTTGATATCCTCATACTTAGACACATCAATGTTTCCATATTTTTCATTAAATTCATCTCTGATATTTTTCAAAATTTCAAGACTATCATTTAATACTTTTATATGAAATTCTATCACTAATTATCCTTTTTCTTTATCAATCTCTTGAATAGATATCTCTCGTATAGACTTTATCTTTTACTCTTTGAAGATTTTCATCAATTCTATTCGCAAGTATTACATCTGATTTTTTAGCAAACTCTTCAAAATCACTCACAAACTCTACACCTTCAACCTCATCTCCTTTTGCCATCGGTTCATAAACTACAAGCTTCACAAAAGGTTTTAGCATTTCCATTACGTCAAATATTGCACTGCTTCTGAAATTATCGCTTCCGGCTTTCATTATGAGTCTGTATACTCCTACAGTGCCTGTTGATGGTTGATTGTTAATTGTTGATAGTTTGTCAAGGACTCTTTTAGCTATAAACTCTTTTCTTGTTGTGTTTGAATCAACTATTGCTTCCATTAGTTTTTGAGGAATGTTTTCTATTGTATAGTTTGCTAATAATTGCTTAGTATCTTTAGGCAGACAGTATCCTCCGTATCCGAAGCTCGGATTATTGTAATGATTACCGATTCTTGGGTCCAGGCATACGCCTTCGATTATATCTTTGGTATTAAGACCTTTCATTTCAGCAAAAGTATCAAGCTCGTTAAAAAATGAAACCCTCATAGCGAGGTACGTATTTGCAAACAGTTTAACCGCTTCCGCTTCCGTGTTATTTGTAAACAAAAGAGGAATTGTTTCTTTAAACGCTCCGTCTCTTAGTAAATTCGCAAAAATTTCCGCTCTTGTTGATTTTTCACCTACAATTATCCTGCTTGGATAAAGGCTGTCAAATAGTGCTTTTCCTTCTCTTAAAAATTCAGGAACAAAAAATATATTTTTATAATTGAATTCTTTTTTTATTCTTTCAGTATATCCGATTGGATAGTAGAACGGATAACAATTGTAGCTTTCGGATTGATTTCGATTACGTCTTTTATTACGCTTTCAATTGATTTGGTATTAAAATAATTGGTTACCGGATCATAATCTGTCGGCGTAGCTACAACAACATATTCTGCTCCCTCATAAGCTTCTTTTTTATTAGTCGTTGCTTTAAGATTCAAATTTTTAGTTTGGAAAAACTCAGTAATTTCCTTATCTTCGATTGGTGAAATTCTTTTATTTATCATTTCCACTTTTTCAGGAATAATATCAAGTGCCACTACTTCATTATTCTGTGCTAAAAGCACTGCATTGCTAAGTCCTACGTATCCTGTTCCTGCTATTGCTATTTTCAATGTAAATCCTTTGTGTTAAAGTTGTTAGGGTTGTTTTGGTTAGTTAAGTTATTATGGTTTTTAGAGTTGTTTTTTAAAAATTTGATAAATGAATTTATCATATAACTTATTTCTGAAAGTTTGTTTTCAATATTTGCATATTCTTGATGTTTTATATATCCCAATTCTTTAGATAATAACATTAAATATTTAACCTCTTCTAATGAACCTCTTGATATGTAAACAAACCTTAAAAAATCCTTATTTGAATTTCTTGAATGCCCTTCTACAATATTTATCGGAACAGAAACTACTGCTCTTTTTAATTGGGATATTATTCCATATTCCTCTGTTTTTGGAAAATTATTTAATATTCTATATATTTCTAAAACTAACTGATGACTATTTTGCCAAATTTTTAAATCTTTCCAGTTTCTCAAAAAAATCCTTTTTTAAAATAATTTTTTGCAACTACCATAATTTACCATAATTAATCTTAACTAACCTTATAAAGATAATAACTTTCCAACTTTTTAAAAACTTCAACTAACTTTAATAACTTTAACCAACTTCATTTAACTTCTATCTCATCTTTTATTTTTTCAAATGTTTTAACGCCTATGCCTTTTACTTTCATAATGTCTTCTATTTTTTGAAACGGATGTTTTTTACGGTATTCCATAATAGCTAAGGCTTTTGTATGACCTATACCTTTTAAAGAGTGTAATTCTTGCATTGTTGCCGTATTGATATTGATTTTTGCAAATAAACTTATTACAAATAAAAACAAAATTAAAAACTTTTTCATCCCCCACCCCTTTTTTAAAATTATATCAAATTAGTTTCTTCTCCCACTCATATGCCGTTTTGCATATAGTTTCCAAATCATCGTATTTTGGCTGCCATTTCATTTTTTCTTTTATTTTCGAACTGTCCGCTATAAGCATAGCAGGATCACCTGCTCTTCTTGGTGCTGTTTCAACTTTAAAATCGACACCGCTTACTTTTTTAACTGTATCTATTACTTCTTTAACGCTTGCGCCTTTTCCGTATCCGATATTAAAAACATCACTTTCATTCTCATCAAGATAATCAACCGCTTTAATATGTGCATCCGCCAGATCCATTACATGGATGTAATCCCTTATACACGTTCCGTCAGGCGTAGGATAATCCGTACCGAATATATACATTCCGTCTCTTTTCCCTACAGCACATTCACTTGCAACTTTAATCAGATGCGTTGCGTTTTTCGTTTTTTGTCCTATACTGAGATCCGGCGCTGCACCAGCAACATTAAAATATCTGAAAATCACATATTTAAATTGAGAATTTGCTTTTGCCGTATCCTGAATTATTTTTTCACTGAACAGTTTGCTCTGACCATAAGGATTTATAGGATTTGCAGGAAAATCTTCTTTTATTCCGCTTCCGATTTCACTGATATCCGGCTCTCCGTACACCGCTGCCGTAGAAGAAAAAATAAATTTATTTACTCCGTATTCATTGGCAAGTTTTACAAGATTTGCAGTATTTGCAGTATTATTCAAATAATATTTAAGAGGTTTCTCCACACTTTCGGGCACAATCAAACTTGCCGCAAAATGGATTATGGCATCAAATTTGTTGGCTTTAAATATTTTTTCAATTTCATTCCATTTACTCAAATCAGCTTTTATAAAATCAAAATTTCTTATTTTTTTAAGCTCCCCAATGGTAGATTCAAACCCTGTCACCAAACTGTCTATAACAGTAACGCTGTAACTTGTATTTTCTAATAGAAGCTTAACTACATGGCTACCGATATACCCCGCCCCGCCTGTTACTAAAATATTCAATTAAGTTCCTTTATCATTATTAAAATATTGTTTTTTTTATCTTTAAATAAAATTTTCTTTTTTTCTTTTTTACAATAAAATCCGTCGATACATTCTTTGCTCAAAATTTTATCAAAAAAGTCGACAGGATAGCCTTGCGGCATGTATTCTTTAATAAATTTCTCTTTATCCATGCATTTTCCGTTCATACAAATATACGAATTTTTTAGAGTTATTTCAACCGGTGCGTTTGCCGCTTTGTAAATTATAAGTTTTTTATACCCGAAACCTTTTTCCAAAAATCCCTGATCTGCCACTTTGAATTTCGGAGTTTTTATAACTGCGTATATAGGAGTGGTTTTTGTACTACAACCGGCTACAAGAATGTAAAGTGTAAAGTATAAAGTGAAAAGTGTGACTTTTTTTACAATCCTCAATTCTCAATTCTCCATTCTCAATTTTATCTTATTCTTTTAATTTTATTTTTTGATAATTTAAAAATAGATGAAGGTTCTCCCTCAAACAATCCCCTTTTATCTTCCACAATAATATCCGCCTGTTCCCTTGCCCATACCTCATCAAAACGTTTTTTGTGTAGATTTGCGGAAGTTGAATACATCCATTTGAATTTTTTTAAAAATTCCAAATGTCTTTCATCCTTTACCACCCTGTAACTCTCTCCGTTTGGAAAAATAAACGTGGTTTTTTTTGCTCTTCTTAGCATTTTTTTATACTTGCCCGGAACTCTTACGAATCTTTTAAGTGTTTCCAAACTGTCAACTTCTCTTAATACCGGCTGGTTTAAGGGGCGGTTTTTTATTTTATTGAGTTTCTTTTTATCTTGTGACAAAAACCCGACTGTTGTATCTGTCTGAGTTAAATAAACTTTATTCGGATTCACCGTTTTTCCTTAGTAATATTGCTATTTCGTCCAAATCTCTTGACTCTTTTAGTTTTTTTTCTTTTATCATTTTTTTAATCTCTTCAGCCTGGAGGTATTTCATTTTTTCATAATCTATATTCGCTTTTTTAAGCTCTTCAAGAAGTTCTTTTTTGCGGCTCTCTAAAACCATAATCTGATTTTTAAGGTTTTGAATTTCATCTCTTATAATATGCTGCTGGTGTTTGATTTGATTAAGAAGTGCGAAGTTTCCTTCTTTTGGAAAAGTAAAGGAAAGAAGAGTTTTTGTAAGCTCTTCGATTTTGGTGTTTAAATTTTGAATAGAAACGTTTATTTTTTGAAGATTTCTTTCAATAGCATCGACTTTTTGTTTTTTTACTTTTACGACGCTATCAAACTTTGTTTTCATCTAATTACCGTTGCGTTTCTTTCCGCTCCGGTTGAGACGTATTTGATTTTGGTTCCTATTTTTTCTTCTATAAATTCAATATATTTTTGCGCATTTTTCGGTAAATCTTCCCATTTAGTCACGTGTACACTGCCGTCCCATCCGTCAAGCTCAACGTATACAGGTTTTACATCGTCAAGCTCACTTGGGAAATAGTCTATTTTTTCTCCGTCAATTTCATACCCTACGCACACTTTCACTTTATCAAATCCGTCTAACACGTCAAGCTTCATAACAGCAACCTCGTCACATCCGTTAAGAGTTACCGCATATCTTGCAGCAACCACGTCAAACCATCCGCATCTTCGAGGTCTTCCTGTAGTTGTACCGTACTCTCCGCCCTGCTCTCTTATTTTATCGCCTGCTTTACCATCATCTTCCGTAGGGAAAGGTCCGTTTCCGACTCTTGTAGCGTATGCTTTTGCTATTCCTATTACTTTATTCAGGTTTTTAGGTGCTATCCCACTGCCTGTAAGCGCCCCGCTTGCGATTGTATTCGAGCTTGTAACATAAGGATATGTTCCGTGGTCTATATCAAGAAGCGTAGCCTGAGCACCTTCAAGAAGCATGTTTTTATCCATATTGTCCCAAAGATACTGGGTAGTGTTTGTAATTAAACTCCCTAATTCTTGCTTATATTCTTTAAGCTCTTCTTCAAGTTTGGAAATACTTGGAATTTCTATTCCCAGATAATCAAAATACCCTTTATTCATTTCATAATAATGTACAAGTTTTTCAATAAGTTTAGGAATGTTTCTAAGCTCTCCCATTCTTACGCCGACTCTTGCAATCTTATCGGCATACGCGGGACCGATACCTCTTCCTGTTGTTCCTATTGCGTTTTTGCCTCTTAATTTTTCTCTTGCCTGATCTATTGCAATATGATGGTCGAGTATCATATGAGCTTTGTCAGAAATTAAAAGTTTTTCTTTTATATTGTGTTCAAAACTTCTGATTTCTTTAATAAGCTGTTTAGGATATACAACAACCCCGTTTCCGATTACGTTTGTGGCGTTTGGATTGAGCACACCGCTCGGAAGAAGGTGAAGTGCATATTTTTTACCGTCCACCACCACGGTATGGCCGGCGTTGTGTCCACCCTGGCTTCTGATTACTATATCATAGTTTTTTGCCACCAAATCAACAATTTTCCCTTTTCCTTCATCTCCCCATTGAAGTCCGACTATCAAATCAACCATTAATATCCTTTAATAAATTATCCGTATATATTGAAAATCCAACGCTTCTTTCACCCTCTACCACGTATTCCCCGCCTTTTGCATAAATGGTGTTATCTTTTAAAAATCTGTAAAAAACACCTGTGTAATATCTTAAATTCGCTACATACAACGGTGCAATTATAGCATTTTCATGTTTTTCGGCCACACTTTTAAGCTCTTTTAAATAAGCGGCTATTTCCTCAGGAAACACTTCTAAATTATTCAGATCTTCCAATTTATGAATTGAAACGAGTTTGTTTAGCCATTCTTCTTTAAATTTATAAAGTCTCATCTTTTTAATATCTTCTATATCAAGTCCCGTAAGTTCCGCCACTTTTTGAGGTATTTTTATGTGTGAGAGCTGAAGTGTGTAATCTTTTGAGAGTCTCTCAAAAATAAGCTTGTTGACTTTTAATATCTCAACCAAATCACCGCCTAAACTCTCAGCCCCTATTTGATACATTTCATTACTCGGCGCTCTGAATACCGGCTGAATGTAAAACCATTTTTTAGCTTCGCTTTTAAGTCTTTTGATAACAAGTCTGATAACGTCAATAGAACTGTCACCTCTCAGTGCCAAAGACCTGTTTTTTTCATCCGTAAATCTTATAAGCTCCTTTTCATCCAGCGCCTCTAACTGATGATAAGAAAAAAACGGACTAACAATTTCTTCAAATTCGAGTATTTCAAAAACTTCCGCCGCAATGTTTTCTATTTCTCTTTTTATTTTAGCTTCTTTACCGAAATATAATTTCGCCCCCTGAGGTATGTCGTGTTTTAATATCATTATTTCTCTTTACTGTATATTTTTACTGCCGTAGCGTCATACTTTCTGATTCCGAGCTCTTCAAGCGCCAATTCTAAAGAATTTAATATATATGCCATTTTATTATCCTCTATAATCCCCATGTTATTGATTCTGAAAAGTTTGCCTTTCATATGGTCCTGACCGCCCGCTACGTTGATTTCGTATTTGTTTTTCAGTATTTTTCTTATTTCCTCAGCTTTTTCGCTGTAAACTGCAGCCATTGATCTTGCCGGGTTTTGAGGGAATATACTAAGTCCTATCGCTTCAATTGCCGCAAGCATTGCATTGTGTCTTTTCGCGGTATTTTCATAGTGTCTCTCAAGCCCGATGTCTTCAAGTTTTTTCAGTACTTCGTTTAATGCGATTATAAGCCCCGTTGCCGGAGTAAAGGCTGTCGTTCCTTCGCTTTGTTTTTTAATTTCGTTTGCGAGATTAAAATAAAACCCTCTGCCGCTTCCGATTCTCTCAACCGCAGCATCGCTAAGTCCAAGCATTGAAAGGCCCGGAGGCAGCATAAATGCTTTTTGGCTTCCTCCCACTACGATATCGATATTACTTGTATCCAAATCTTCCACACCAAGAGCTGTAATTCCGTCAGCCACCACGATAATGTCAGGATTTATAAGTTTTATTTCTGCGGCAATTTCTTCCACAGGATGTCTAAGTCCTCCCGCACTCTCACTAATCTGAATAAAAAACGTATCAATTGAATCATCTTCTTTAATGGCCGCAATAACATCATCAACAAGTGCCGGAGTATCCCAGTCGTATTTGATTTCACTAAATTCTATACCGTGGGCTTTACATATTTTACCCCATCTTTCACCGAACTTCCCGGCGTTTACAGTTAATGCTTTATTTTTTACGGTATTAATTACAGCCGCTTCCATTGCACCCGTTCCGGAAGAGCTTAAAAACACATTGTAAGGCAGTTTAGTAATGTTTTTGAATCTGTTTAAAGTATCAAGCAGAATCTCCTTAAATTCAGGAGTTCTGTGATGAATTGTATCTCTAAGATAAGTCTCCCTTACAAAATAAGGGATTTCAACAGGTCCCGGAGTTGCCAATATCATTTTTCAATCCTTTCTACAATCGCATCTACGTCAAATCCGAAATGTTTATATACATCACCGCCTTTACCGCTTGCACCGAATGTATTCATTCCTATTACCTCATCGGCGTATTTATACCATTCAAATGCTCTGTTTGCTTCTATTGCGATTACTCTGCCTTTGAAAAGAGACGATTTAAATTCTTCATCCTGCTCGTCAAACAAGTCAAAACAAGGAACACTTACAACTCTCGCATCAAGTCTTTTTGCAACATCTACAGCCAGATTAACTTCGCTTCCGCTTGCTACAAGTGTAATATCGCTGTTTCCTTCTCTTAAAATATATGCACCCTTGCTTAAATCCGCGTCTTTAGGACTTATGTTTCTAAGCCCCTGTCTGCTTAACGCAAATACTACAGGAGCATCGATATCAAGTGCCGCTTTCCATGCGTTTACATTTTCATTGGCGTCTGCAGGTCTGAATACGTATAGATTCGGAATTGCTCTTAAAGAAGTAATATGTTCAACCGGCTGATGAGTAGGGCCGTCTTCACCTACTACGATACTGTCGTGAGTAAAAATCCAGTAGTTTTTATGGCTGCTAAGCGCCGCAATTCTAAGAGCGCCTCTTAAATAATCACTAAACACCAAAAATGTAGCGGCATACGGTAAAAATCCGTATGCGCTGAATGCGTTGTTAATTGCCGCCATTGCATGTTCTCTGATTCCGTAATGCAGGTTTCTTCCGTGTGGGAAATCATCTTCATCTTTAAGAATCGTATTATTTGACGGTGCCAAATCCGCACTTCCACCGAGGAAACTCGGAACCGCTTTAGCTATGGCATTAAGAATTTCACCGTTGCTTTTTCTTGTAGCGATACTTGCGCCTTCTTCAAATTCAGGCCATTTGATTTTACTGAAGTCTTTTTCAAAAAATGCTTTAATTTCTCCTGCATTTGCTTTTTTATTAAATTCAGCCTCAATTACTTCTCCTCTTTCTTTTACACATCTGAATCTTACAAGTACGTCTTCAGGAACAATGAAAGTTTTTTCAGGATCAAATCCCGCGGCTTCTTTTGATTTTTTAATTACATCCTCACCTAAAGGCGCACCGTGGGTTTTTTCACTTCCTTCAAGCCCTACCGCTCCTCTTGCTATTACTGTTTTGGCGATAATTAAAGTAGGTCTTCCGTCGCTGTTTTTGGCTTCGTTTAATTTTTTTTCAATATCTTCATAATCGTGCCCGTTCATTTCAAGAACTCTGAATCCTTGTGATTCGAATCTTTTTTGAACATCCTCATCAAAAGCTATACTTACTTCGCCTTCGATTGAAATATTGTTACTGTCGTATATAATTATTAAATCTTCAAGTTTGTGTTTCCCTGCTAAAGAACATGCTTCATAAGAAATTCCTTCTTCCAAATCCCCGTCACCGCAAAAACACCATACTTTGTGGTTTATTTCCGGAAATTTAAGACTCATAAACTTTTTAGCCTTTGCAAATCCAACCGCATTTGCCACACCCTGCCCAAGAGGTCCGGTAGTTACTTCAATTCCAGGAGTATGACCAAATTCCGGATGTCCCGGGGTTTTGCTTCCTAATTGTCTGAAGTTTTTCAGATCATCCAAAGTAATGTCATACCCCCAAAGGAAAAGCATTGAATAAATAAGAGGAGTCGCATGCCCACCTGAGAACACTACCCTGTCTCTGTTTACAAATTCCGGATTATGAGGAGTGATATTTACTACTTCACTAAACACCGTCATAATATCAGCAAGCCCCAAAGCCGCACCGGGATGCCCCGAATTTGCTTTTTGCACCATATCGGCAGCTAAAAATCTGATCGTATCCGCCATTTTTTTTCTTAAGTTCATTATTTCTCCTTATGTCTGTATAAATATTTTTCGAGTATCGGTTCTAATTCTTTTCTAAGTTTCTCGTCAAATCCGCTTATTTCATTTTTTAACCTCTGAGCAAGAACATCCGCTTCTTTTAAAGCGCCATCGAGCCCCAAAAGTGTTACAAACGTATTTTTGTTTTCATCTACGCCGGTAGTCTTACCTGCTTCTTCACTGCTCATTGTCACATCCAGTATATCATCCTGCACCTGAAAAAGAATTCCCAAATCAATTCCGAAATTATATAATTTTTCCTGCAGTTTTTTATCTAAATTTACGATAACCGCTCCCATTTGCAAACTTGCCGCAATTAACTTCGCAGTTTTATTAAGATGCAGGAATTTAAGTTCATCCAAGTTCAGTTTTTTATTTTCAAAATAACAATCTATTGCCTGCCCCAAAACCATACCGCCGGCTCCGGCGTTTTCACTGAGAATTTTAATAAGTTCAATTTTAACATCACTGCTAAACGGAGATTTTGAAAGAACCTCAAACGCATATGTATTAAGCGCATCCCCGGCTAATAATGCGGTAATTTCATCATACGTTACATGAAGCGTAGGATGGCCGCGTCTAAGATCGGCATTGTCCATAGTAGGCAAGTCGTCGTGTATTAATGAATATGTGTGTATAAGCTCAATCGCGTAAGCCGCATATTTTGCATTTTCTACTAAAAGCGGCTCATACGCTTTTACGACTGAGAGCAAGAGTTTCGGCCTGAATCTTTTACCTCCTGCCAACAACATTTCATTTAAAGCTTTTTCATAATACGGATGAAAACTCGGTGCCTTTATTAAATTTTTTTTTATAAAATCTTCCATTTCCTACCTTAATGGTATTGTAGCTGTTATACCTTGCTGTTCTAATGAAATTGTAACATTTTTGTAAGTTGAGAGTGCTTTTTTAAGCTCTTCAAAAGTTTTAATTTCGACGCCGTTTACTTTTATTATTTTAGCACCTGGTTTTATAAAATATATCTGCTGAAGTTTTTTAGGAAGTTTTGTAATTACAAGATGATCGTTTACCGATATTCCGAAATGTTCAAGTGGAGTATAAAGATATTTTTTCTTTCTTATTTTAATATTTACTTTTTTACCGTCTATGCACAAAACTACTTTTTTACCTTTTACGCCTTCTAAAATCGTTTTTGTAAAAATCTCGGGAGTGGCTTTTTTTAAATTGATTTTTTCTAATTTTTCACCCGTTTTTATGCCTTTTATATAAAACGGATCGAAACTGACAATTTTCATATTTTCATCAACCTCAATTCCTGCATCTCCCCAATATCCGTATTTTACAAAATGCTTAATCATATCGCTTTTTATAAATCCGTCACCTCTTCCGATTCCGATCGCTCTGCAGAACATATCGGTAACCACGCTGTTTTTAACAGTTTTAACGCTTAACAAAGCGGGAGAAAAAAACAAAGCATCTTTTGCATAATTGCCTACGTATATTTCATTGTGTTTAATGCTTGCCGCCCACCATCCGAGCTTCGCATTATCGAAAAACTTAATTTTTCTTTTATTATTTGACTTAATAATACACATACCCGTAAAAGGATCGTAGTTTATGCAGTTTTTTTTGTTAAAAGTGACACTTTTTGTTTTAGTTACAGGGACAGAATTTTTTACAAAAGAGTATTTAACCAAGCAGGGTCTGAAATCCGGATAAGTTGACGCTAAAAGAAAAAGAGGGATAAAAAA
This genomic interval from Nautilia profundicola AmH contains the following:
- a CDS encoding NAD-dependent epimerase, with amino-acid sequence MKILITGTAGFIGFHLAKRLIERGDEVIGLDNINDYYDVNLKYGRLEETGIKREEIEYNKLITSNKYTNYRFIKLNLEDKAGIDKLFKEEKFDKVCHLAAQAGVRYSLENPDAYIQSNIVGHMNILEAVRHNDVKALSYASSSSVYGLNKKQPFSTDDNVDHPISLYAATKKADELMSHTYSYLYNIPTTGLRFFTVYGPWGRPDMALFKFVKNILEDKPIDVYNYGEMQRDFTYIDDIIEGVVRVIDNPPKSNPEWDGRASESIAPYKVYNIGNGSPVKLMDFIEAIEESLGKEAKKNLLPMQPGDVPSTWADTTDLEKDLGYKPYTDVKEGIKNFVEWYKGFYKI
- a CDS encoding pyridoxal-phosphate-dependent aminotransferase family protein; its protein translation is MILATPGPVEIPYFVRETYLRDTIHHRTPEFKEILLDTLNRFKNITKLPYNVFLSSSGTGAMEAAVINTVKNKALTVNAGKFGERWGKICKAHGIEFSEIKYDWDTPALVDDVIAAIKEDDSIDTFFIQISESAGGLRHPVEEIAAEIKLINPDIIVVADGITALGVEDLDTSNIDIVVGGSQKAFMLPPGLSMLGLSDAAVERIGSGRGFYFNLANEIKKQSEGTTAFTPATGLIIALNEVLKKLEDIGLERHYENTAKRHNAMLAAIEAIGLSIFPQNPARSMAAVYSEKAEEIRKILKNKYEINVAGGQDHMKGKLFRINNMGIIEDNKMAYILNSLELALEELGIRKYDATAVKIYSKEK
- the galE gene encoding UDP-glucose 4-epimerase GalE yields the protein MNILVTGGAGYIGSHVVKLLLENTSYSVTVIDSLVTGFESTIGELKKIRNFDFIKADLSKWNEIEKIFKANKFDAIIHFAASLIVPESVEKPLKYYLNNTANTANLVKLANEYGVNKFIFSSTAAVYGEPDISEIGSGIKEDFPANPINPYGQSKLFSEKIIQDTAKANSQFKYVIFRYFNVAGAAPDLSIGQKTKNATHLIKVASECAVGKRDGMYIFGTDYPTPDGTCIRDYIHVMDLADAHIKAVDYLDENESDVFNIGYGKGASVKEVIDTVKKVSGVDFKVETAPRRAGDPAMLIADSSKIKEKMKWQPKYDDLETICKTAYEWEKKLI
- a CDS encoding four helix bundle protein, whose amino-acid sequence is MRNWKDLKIWQNSHQLVLEIYRILNNFPKTEEYGIISQLKRAVVSVPINIVEGHSRNSNKDFLRFVYISRGSLEEVKYLMLLSKELGYIKHQEYANIENKLSEISYMINSFIKFLKNNSKNHNNLTNQNNPNNFNTKDLH
- a CDS encoding nucleotidyltransferase domain-containing protein, with amino-acid sequence MNTQIRLNPEEIKIIKNMINKIFGKSDIYIFGSRTDLSKKGGDVDIFVIPQNYENIYEKRIKAKINLKDALFRNVDIVIHKDFNNLIEKEALKGIKI
- a CDS encoding ComEA family DNA-binding protein → MKKFLILFLFVISLFAKININTATMQELHSLKGIGHTKALAIMEYRKKHPFQKIEDIMKVKGIGVKTFEKIKDEIEVK
- a CDS encoding Sua5/YciO/YrdC/YwlC family protein — encoded protein: MNPNKVYLTQTDTTVGFLSQDKKKLNKIKNRPLNQPVLREVDSLETLKRFVRVPGKYKKMLRRAKKTTFIFPNGESYRVVKDERHLEFLKKFKWMYSTSANLHKKRFDEVWAREQADIIVEDKRGLFEGEPSSIFKLSKNKIKRIR
- a CDS encoding ATP phosphoribosyltransferase regulatory subunit; amino-acid sequence: MILKHDIPQGAKLYFGKEAKIKREIENIAAEVFEILEFEEIVSPFFSYHQLEALDEKELIRFTDEKNRSLALRGDSSIDVIRLVIKRLKSEAKKWFYIQPVFRAPSNEMYQIGAESLGGDLVEILKVNKLIFERLSKDYTLQLSHIKIPQKVAELTGLDIEDIKKMRLYKFKEEWLNKLVSIHKLEDLNNLEVFPEEIAAYLKELKSVAEKHENAIIAPLYVANLRYYTGVFYRFLKDNTIYAKGGEYVVEGERSVGFSIYTDNLLKDING
- a CDS encoding adenylosuccinate synthase, with the protein product MLMVDLIVGLQWGDEGKGKIVDLVAKNYDIVIRSQGGHNAGHTVVVDGKKYALHLLPSGVLNPNATNVIGNGVVVYPKQLIKEIRSFEHNIKEKLLISDKAHMILDHHIAIDQAREKLRGKNAIGTTGRGIGPAYADKIARVGVRMGELRNIPKLIEKLVHYYEMNKGYFDYLGIEIPSISKLEEELKEYKQELGSLITNTTQYLWDNMDKNMLLEGAQATLLDIDHGTYPYVTSSNTIASGALTGSGIAPKNLNKVIGIAKAYATRVGNGPFPTEDDGKAGDKIREQGGEYGTTTGRPRRCGWFDVVAARYAVTLNGCDEVAVMKLDVLDGFDKVKVCVGYEIDGEKIDYFPSELDDVKPVYVELDGWDGSVHVTKWEDLPKNAQKYIEFIEEKIGTKIKYVSTGAERNATVIR
- a CDS encoding flagellar FliJ family protein codes for the protein MKTKFDSVVKVKKQKVDAIERNLQKINVSIQNLNTKIEELTKTLLSFTFPKEGNFALLNQIKHQQHIIRDEIQNLKNQIMVLESRKKELLEELKKANIDYEKMKYLQAEEIKKMIKEKKLKESRDLDEIAILLRKNGESE